The Hyphomicrobium sp. MC1 genome window below encodes:
- a CDS encoding nitrate reductase subunit alpha — translation MSHFLDRLTFFRKTVDEFSDGHGIVTNEDRSWEDGYRKRWQHDKIVRSTHGVNCTGSCSWKIYVKGGIVTWETQQTDYPRTRPDLPNHEPRGCARGASYSWYLYSGARVKYPMIRGRLLKLWRTARAMLSPVAAWASIVEDSDKRQSYISIRGHGGLVRATWDEVNEIIAAANAYTVKAHGPDRVIGFSPIPAMSMVSYAAGARYLSLMGGVCLSFYDWYCDLPPASPQTWGEQTDVPESADWYNAGFIIVWGSNVPQTRTPDAHFYTEVRYKGTKSAVVSPDYAEATKFADIWLNPKQGTDAALALAMGHVILREYYLDRTVPYFDDYARKYTDLSFLVRLTERDGRLVPERLLRASEIAGSLGETNNSDWKTVAIDEISDALVAPRGSIGYRWGESAKWNLEEKDGEGRDVRLKLTLAGDGAEVGAVDFPYFGGRATEHFVSTDHGEILTRNLPIRRIKLGDGTEVAVATVHDLMMANYGLDRGFGSGNVASSYDEDVPFTPAWAERITGVKRDAIITVAREFATNAEKTKGRSMVILGAGVNHWYHMDMTYRGIINLLVFCGAIGQSGGGWSHYVGQEKLRPQTGWTPLAFALDWSRPPRHMNSTSFFYAHTDQWRYETLTAAEILSPTAPDGDWNKSFIDYNVQAERMGWLPSAPQLKQNPLDIAKQAKAAGLAPKDYLPKALKTGELELACHDPDNPANWPRNMFVWRSNLLGSSGKGHEYFLKHLLGTTHGVMGKDLGPEGSVRNTEVVWHENAPQGKLDLLVTLDFRMSTTCVYSDIILPTATWYEKNDLNTSDMHPFIHPLSAAVDPVWEARSDWEIYKGLAKAFSDVAPEVLGIEEDVVLTPMQHDSPAEMAQALEVKDWKRDEVEPIPGKTMPSVTVVTRDYPNLYAQFTALGPLMTKVGNGGKGIAWNTEHEVAALAALNGSRLDGVAKGLPKIETDVDAAEVILMLAPETNGEVAVKAWEALAKITGREHTHLALPKEDEKIRFRDIQAQPRKIISSPTWSGIESEKVCYNAGYTNVHELIPWRTLTGRQQLYQDHLWMRAFGEGLVTWKPPVDLKTIAGIKNVRPNGHKEIVLNFITPHQKWGIHSTYTDNLLMLTLNRGGPVVWISETDAKIAGLVDNDWVEVFNINGALTARAVVSQRIKPGMMLMYHAQEKIVNTPGSEMTGNRGGIHNSVTRTVLKPTHMIGGYAQQSYGFNYYGTVGSNRDEFIVVRKMANIDWLEEPLNTDVPREAAE, via the coding sequence ATGTCGCATTTTCTCGATCGGCTGACCTTCTTCCGAAAGACTGTTGATGAGTTTTCCGATGGGCACGGGATAGTGACCAACGAGGACCGGTCCTGGGAGGACGGCTATCGGAAACGCTGGCAACACGACAAGATCGTGCGTTCCACCCACGGCGTAAATTGCACCGGCTCCTGCTCCTGGAAGATCTACGTCAAGGGCGGCATCGTCACCTGGGAGACGCAGCAGACGGACTATCCGCGCACGCGGCCGGACTTGCCGAACCATGAGCCGCGCGGCTGCGCTCGCGGCGCCTCTTACAGCTGGTATCTCTATTCCGGAGCGCGGGTGAAATACCCGATGATCCGCGGACGGCTGTTGAAGCTTTGGCGCACCGCGCGAGCTATGTTGTCTCCTGTCGCAGCCTGGGCATCGATCGTCGAGGACTCAGATAAGCGGCAGTCCTACATCTCCATCCGCGGCCACGGCGGCTTGGTTCGCGCGACCTGGGATGAGGTCAACGAGATTATCGCGGCCGCGAATGCATACACAGTGAAGGCTCATGGCCCCGATCGCGTCATCGGTTTCTCGCCAATTCCTGCCATGTCCATGGTCTCCTACGCGGCAGGCGCGCGTTACCTCTCTCTCATGGGCGGCGTCTGCTTGTCCTTCTATGACTGGTACTGCGACCTGCCGCCCGCAAGTCCGCAGACTTGGGGTGAGCAGACCGACGTTCCCGAGAGCGCCGATTGGTACAATGCCGGTTTTATCATCGTCTGGGGCTCCAATGTGCCGCAAACGCGCACACCGGACGCACATTTCTACACCGAGGTTCGCTACAAAGGCACCAAGAGCGCCGTCGTCAGCCCGGATTATGCCGAAGCAACAAAGTTCGCCGACATCTGGCTTAACCCGAAACAGGGCACGGATGCGGCGCTTGCCCTCGCGATGGGGCACGTCATCCTGCGCGAATATTATCTTGATCGCACGGTTCCCTATTTTGACGACTACGCCCGCAAGTATACCGATCTCTCATTCCTGGTGCGCCTGACCGAACGAGACGGACGGCTCGTTCCGGAACGACTTCTGAGGGCGTCGGAGATTGCTGGCTCTTTAGGCGAGACCAACAATTCGGATTGGAAGACGGTTGCGATCGACGAGATTAGCGATGCACTCGTCGCACCGCGCGGTTCGATCGGCTACCGGTGGGGCGAGAGCGCCAAATGGAACCTTGAGGAAAAGGATGGCGAAGGCCGCGATGTTCGCCTCAAATTGACACTGGCGGGTGACGGCGCTGAGGTCGGCGCTGTTGATTTCCCCTATTTCGGCGGCCGCGCCACCGAGCATTTCGTCTCGACCGATCACGGTGAGATCCTTACCCGCAATCTGCCCATCCGACGGATTAAGCTCGGCGACGGTACCGAAGTGGCCGTCGCCACCGTCCACGATCTGATGATGGCCAACTATGGTCTCGATCGCGGCTTCGGTAGCGGCAACGTTGCATCGTCCTACGATGAGGACGTCCCTTTCACACCTGCGTGGGCTGAACGCATTACAGGCGTGAAGCGCGACGCGATCATTACCGTTGCGCGCGAGTTTGCCACCAATGCGGAGAAGACCAAGGGCCGCTCGATGGTGATCCTCGGCGCGGGCGTCAACCACTGGTACCACATGGACATGACCTACCGGGGGATCATCAATCTCCTGGTGTTCTGTGGCGCCATCGGTCAGTCGGGCGGTGGCTGGTCACACTATGTCGGACAGGAAAAACTTCGCCCGCAAACGGGCTGGACGCCGCTCGCGTTCGCACTCGACTGGAGCCGCCCTCCCCGGCACATGAATTCGACGTCGTTCTTCTACGCGCACACAGACCAGTGGCGGTACGAAACACTGACGGCGGCCGAAATCCTCTCGCCGACCGCGCCAGACGGCGACTGGAACAAGAGTTTCATCGACTACAACGTCCAGGCCGAGCGTATGGGGTGGTTGCCATCCGCACCACAGCTCAAGCAAAACCCACTCGACATCGCCAAGCAAGCCAAGGCGGCGGGACTCGCGCCGAAGGACTATCTACCGAAGGCACTCAAAACGGGCGAACTCGAGCTTGCCTGTCATGATCCGGACAATCCTGCGAACTGGCCGCGCAACATGTTCGTCTGGCGCTCGAACCTGCTTGGCTCGTCTGGCAAGGGCCACGAGTACTTTCTCAAGCACCTGCTCGGCACGACACACGGCGTGATGGGTAAGGATCTCGGCCCCGAAGGATCGGTCCGCAATACAGAGGTCGTCTGGCACGAGAATGCGCCGCAGGGAAAGCTCGACCTCCTAGTTACGCTCGACTTCCGCATGTCGACGACGTGCGTCTATTCCGACATCATTCTGCCGACCGCCACTTGGTACGAAAAGAACGACCTCAACACTTCCGACATGCATCCCTTCATCCATCCGCTCTCAGCGGCGGTGGACCCCGTCTGGGAGGCCCGCTCAGACTGGGAGATTTACAAAGGCCTCGCCAAGGCTTTCTCGGACGTCGCGCCCGAGGTTCTGGGGATTGAGGAGGATGTCGTCCTCACCCCGATGCAACACGACAGTCCGGCGGAAATGGCCCAGGCACTCGAAGTCAAGGACTGGAAGCGCGACGAGGTCGAGCCAATTCCTGGCAAGACCATGCCTTCCGTGACCGTTGTCACACGCGACTATCCGAATCTTTATGCCCAGTTCACGGCACTCGGGCCGCTGATGACGAAGGTCGGGAACGGTGGCAAGGGCATCGCTTGGAACACCGAGCATGAAGTCGCGGCGCTCGCTGCGCTAAACGGCTCACGACTCGACGGCGTGGCCAAGGGCCTTCCTAAAATCGAGACAGATGTCGACGCTGCCGAGGTCATCTTGATGCTTGCGCCGGAAACCAACGGTGAAGTTGCGGTCAAGGCCTGGGAAGCGCTGGCCAAGATCACTGGGCGTGAGCACACGCACTTAGCTTTGCCGAAAGAGGACGAGAAGATTCGCTTTCGCGACATCCAGGCCCAGCCGCGGAAGATCATCTCTTCTCCGACCTGGTCCGGGATCGAGAGCGAAAAGGTCTGCTACAACGCCGGTTATACAAACGTGCACGAGTTGATCCCCTGGCGCACATTGACCGGCCGCCAGCAGCTTTATCAGGATCATCTCTGGATGCGCGCCTTCGGCGAAGGGCTCGTCACGTGGAAGCCGCCGGTCGACCTAAAGACTATCGCGGGCATTAAGAACGTCCGCCCAAACGGTCACAAGGAGATCGTTCTCAACTTCATCACTCCGCACCAGAAATGGGGCATCCACTCGACTTATACCGATAACCTCTTGATGCTGACGCTCAACCGTGGCGGTCCGGTTGTTTGGATCTCTGAAACCGACGCCAAGATCGCCGGCCTCGTCGACAACGATTGGGTCGAGGTCTTCAACATCAACGGCGCCCTGACCGCTCGCGCCGTCGTCTCTCAGCGCATCAAGCCGGGCATGATGCTGATGTATCACGCCCAAGAAAAGATCGTGAATACACCGGGATCGGAAATGACCGGCAACCGTGGCGGCATTCACAACTCGGTCACCCGAACGGTGCTGAAGCCGACGCACATGATCGGCGGCTATGCCCAGCAATCGTATGGCTTCAATTACTACGGGACTGTTGGTTCCAACCGAGATGAATTCATTGTCGTCCGAAAGATGGCGAATATCGACTGGCTCGAAGAGCCGCTGAACACCGATGTCCCGAGGGAGGCCGCAGAATGA
- the narH gene encoding nitrate reductase subunit beta: MKIRAQIAMVLNLDKCIGCHTCSVTCKNVWTSREGVEYAWFNNVETKPGVGYPREWENQGKWNGGWRRKKNGHIEPKMGAKWRILANIFANPDLPEIDDYYEPFTFDYEHLHTAKESKAFPTARPRSAISGERMQKIEWGPNWEEILGGEFEKRSKDVNFEGVEKDIYGQFENTFMMYLPRLCEHCLNPACVAVCPSGAIYKREEDGIVLIDQDKCRGWRMCVSGCPYKKIYYNWSSGKSEKCIFCYPRIEAGQPTVCSETCVGRIRYLGVLLYDADGIEAAASIPNEKDLYQAQLDLFLDPNDPAVIAQARADGVPEAWLDAAKHSPIWKMAMEWKVAFPLHPEYRTLPMVWYVPPLSPIQSAAATGKMSVNGDMPDVRSLRIPLQYLANLLTAGNEEPVALALERMLAMRGYMRAKTVDGRLDERIATNVGLTGRAIDEMYKVMAIANYEDRFVIPTAHREWSEDAQDLRGSCGFSFGNGCSGGTTETNLFGTKQTKKASNPMEIV, translated from the coding sequence ATGAAGATACGCGCTCAGATCGCGATGGTGTTGAACCTCGACAAGTGCATCGGGTGTCATACCTGTTCCGTAACATGCAAGAACGTATGGACCAGCCGCGAAGGCGTCGAATACGCCTGGTTCAACAATGTCGAGACCAAGCCCGGCGTCGGCTACCCGCGCGAGTGGGAGAACCAGGGGAAGTGGAACGGTGGGTGGAGGCGCAAGAAGAACGGCCACATCGAGCCCAAAATGGGCGCTAAATGGCGCATCCTCGCGAATATCTTTGCCAATCCGGATCTGCCGGAAATCGATGACTATTATGAGCCGTTCACGTTCGATTACGAGCACCTCCATACCGCGAAGGAATCGAAGGCGTTTCCAACGGCGCGACCCCGATCGGCAATTTCGGGCGAGCGCATGCAGAAGATCGAATGGGGGCCGAACTGGGAGGAGATTCTCGGTGGCGAATTTGAAAAGCGGTCAAAGGATGTGAATTTCGAAGGGGTCGAAAAGGATATCTACGGCCAGTTCGAAAATACATTTATGATGTACCTGCCGCGGCTATGTGAGCATTGCCTCAATCCTGCTTGCGTCGCGGTTTGCCCTTCCGGCGCTATTTACAAGCGCGAGGAGGACGGCATTGTTCTGATCGATCAAGACAAGTGTCGCGGCTGGCGCATGTGCGTCTCTGGCTGCCCCTACAAGAAGATCTATTACAATTGGTCCTCCGGGAAATCCGAGAAGTGCATCTTCTGCTATCCGCGTATCGAGGCCGGTCAACCGACGGTGTGCTCCGAAACATGCGTCGGGCGCATCCGCTATCTCGGTGTCTTACTGTACGACGCCGACGGCATCGAGGCGGCGGCGAGCATTCCGAACGAGAAGGACCTCTACCAAGCTCAGCTCGATCTCTTCCTGGACCCGAATGATCCTGCCGTCATTGCACAGGCTCGCGCCGACGGCGTGCCTGAGGCCTGGCTCGACGCAGCGAAGCATTCGCCGATCTGGAAGATGGCGATGGAGTGGAAGGTGGCGTTTCCGCTGCACCCGGAATATCGGACGCTTCCGATGGTCTGGTACGTGCCACCTCTCTCGCCGATCCAATCTGCCGCGGCCACCGGCAAGATGAGCGTCAACGGCGATATGCCGGACGTCCGTTCACTTCGCATTCCGCTTCAATATCTCGCCAACTTGCTCACCGCTGGGAACGAGGAGCCGGTCGCACTGGCGCTTGAGCGCATGCTCGCTATGCGCGGCTATATGCGGGCGAAGACGGTCGACGGCCGGCTTGACGAGCGTATCGCGACCAATGTTGGCCTCACCGGTCGCGCCATCGATGAAATGTACAAGGTCATGGCAATCGCCAACTACGAAGATCGCTTCGTCATTCCGACGGCCCATCGCGAGTGGAGCGAGGACGCTCAGGACCTGCGTGGCTCGTGCGGCTTCTCCTTTGGCAATGGCTGCTCGGGCGGCACTACCGAGACCAACCTTTTCGGGACAAAGCAGACGAAAAAGGCTTCGAACCCAATGGAGATCGTATGA
- the narJ gene encoding nitrate reductase molybdenum cofactor assembly chaperone has translation MMAKTFKALSALLSYPDEDLRTAIDEIGCVIRSENLIDIEAWRALEPLLAELARLDLFDLQERYVDLFDKTRRLSLHLFEHVHGESRDRGQAMVDLAALYEKGGLTLEANELPDYLPLFLEYLSTLPIEEARPLLANALHIVSTIEERLAGRNSAYAAVFSAIGTMVDGTAAVPAIAAPTDAAPDDLAALDAAWEETAVSFGPGDATDGCSIDRLRIQIRAGRRDARQSTA, from the coding sequence ATGATGGCGAAGACCTTCAAGGCGCTATCAGCGCTCCTCTCCTACCCGGACGAAGATCTACGGACTGCGATCGACGAGATCGGGTGTGTCATTCGATCGGAGAACCTCATCGATATCGAGGCCTGGAGGGCCTTGGAGCCGCTACTTGCCGAACTTGCACGTCTAGATCTCTTCGACCTGCAGGAGCGCTACGTCGATCTCTTCGACAAGACCAGACGGCTGTCGCTTCACCTATTTGAGCACGTTCACGGCGAAAGCCGCGACCGCGGACAGGCGATGGTTGATCTCGCTGCGCTCTATGAAAAAGGCGGACTGACGCTCGAGGCGAATGAGCTGCCCGATTATCTACCACTATTCCTCGAATATCTATCAACTCTGCCGATCGAAGAAGCACGGCCGCTGCTGGCCAACGCTCTGCATATCGTTTCGACCATTGAGGAGCGTCTCGCGGGCCGCAACTCGGCCTATGCTGCAGTTTTTTCTGCCATCGGCACCATGGTTGACGGCACCGCAGCGGTTCCTGCGATTGCCGCGCCAACAGATGCTGCTCCCGATGATCTTGCAGCGCTTGATGCCGCCTGGGAAGAGACCGCCGTCAGCTTCGGCCCGGGCGACGCAACCGACGGCTGCTCCATCGACCGACTGAGAATTCAGATTCGAGCCGGCCGCCGCGATGCACGCCAGAGCACCGCCTAA
- the narI gene encoding respiratory nitrate reductase subunit gamma — protein MSETINSILFGWYPYFCLTIFLLGSLLRFDREQYTWRSGSSQLLRKRQLRWGSNLFHLGILVIFAGHFVGLLTPISVFDMMGISHSFKQGLAITVGGIAGIVCFIGITMLAHRRLFDPRIRATSSFGDIAILLLLWLQLSLGLSTIFVSLQHMDGHEMVKFMNWAQGILTLQPSAADYVADVHPIFKAHLLLGMTIFLVFPFTRLVHVWSAPIWYLGRPGYQVVRTRFAARRTQPHAPAFKPTVRPLAARPAHQPAE, from the coding sequence ATGTCAGAGACCATCAACTCCATCCTCTTCGGCTGGTACCCTTATTTTTGTCTGACAATCTTTCTGCTCGGCAGCTTGTTGCGGTTCGACCGCGAGCAATACACCTGGAGATCAGGGTCCTCTCAGCTGCTTCGCAAGCGACAGCTTCGATGGGGCTCCAACCTCTTCCATCTCGGCATTCTGGTGATCTTCGCCGGACACTTCGTCGGCCTGCTTACTCCGATATCGGTGTTCGACATGATGGGCATCAGTCACAGTTTCAAGCAGGGTCTTGCCATCACCGTCGGTGGCATAGCTGGCATCGTGTGTTTCATCGGAATTACAATGCTCGCTCATCGTCGGCTGTTCGATCCGCGCATCCGAGCGACGTCGAGCTTCGGTGACATCGCCATCCTGCTGCTGCTCTGGCTTCAGCTTTCCCTAGGTCTGTCCACCATCTTCGTTTCGCTCCAGCACATGGATGGCCACGAAATGGTGAAATTCATGAACTGGGCCCAGGGCATTCTGACTCTGCAGCCTTCAGCGGCCGACTATGTCGCGGATGTGCACCCGATCTTTAAGGCGCACCTTCTTTTGGGAATGACGATTTTTCTCGTCTTCCCCTTCACACGGCTTGTCCATGTCTGGAGCGCGCCGATCTGGTACCTCGGCCGACCCGGCTATCAAGTGGTGCGCACACGCTTCGCAGCGCGGCGGACCCAACCACATGCACCCGCGTTTAAGCCCACGGTCCGGCCGTTGGCTGCGCGCCCCGCACACCAACCAGCGGAGTAA
- a CDS encoding peptidylprolyl isomerase — MVTLVIDHTAKSAAPGCHEHRSAPPAAPLRDPVAMPPVTVNGIAIPRKAIAAEVQNFPARNPGDGWRAVTRALVIRELLLQEARRLEVSVEPRADEDGRIETAEDALIRALIDREVRVPKADEATLRRFYENNYCRFVTPALYEADHILIAARRDDLETFTAAREKAASLAAVLATEPERFSVLARDFSDCPSAALGGSLGQIGPGDTTAEFEAALAGLSLGQISSPVETRYGVHIIRLARRIEGRPLSFDVVRKRIEVYLEEHVRHQAITQYIALLIGRAEVRGIALEGATSPLVQ, encoded by the coding sequence ATGGTCACGCTCGTTATCGATCATACGGCAAAGAGCGCGGCGCCGGGTTGTCATGAGCACCGGTCCGCGCCTCCTGCAGCACCGCTGCGGGATCCAGTTGCCATGCCACCCGTCACCGTCAATGGCATCGCGATCCCGCGCAAGGCGATCGCAGCGGAGGTGCAGAACTTTCCGGCTCGTAATCCGGGCGACGGTTGGCGGGCAGTGACCCGCGCGCTGGTCATTCGGGAACTCCTGCTGCAAGAAGCGCGGCGTTTGGAAGTATCAGTCGAACCGCGTGCCGACGAGGATGGACGGATTGAAACCGCGGAAGATGCACTGATACGTGCGCTCATTGATCGCGAGGTTCGCGTCCCGAAAGCGGATGAGGCGACGCTGCGCCGCTTCTATGAGAATAATTACTGCCGCTTCGTCACGCCTGCTCTCTACGAGGCCGACCACATTCTTATCGCAGCGCGCCGTGATGACCTTGAGACCTTTACCGCCGCACGAGAAAAAGCAGCGAGTCTTGCTGCTGTTCTTGCGACGGAACCCGAAAGATTTTCGGTGCTTGCGCGCGATTTTTCGGACTGTCCCTCAGCGGCACTCGGTGGCAGCCTCGGTCAAATCGGTCCTGGCGATACGACGGCTGAGTTCGAGGCCGCTCTTGCCGGCCTTTCGTTGGGCCAAATCTCCTCACCGGTCGAGACGCGTTACGGCGTCCATATCATCCGCCTGGCGAGGCGGATCGAAGGTCGGCCTTTGTCATTTGACGTCGTGCGAAAGCGTATTGAGGTTTATCTCGAAGAGCATGTTCGCCATCAGGCCATCACACAATATATCGCGCTGCTCATCGGACGGGCGGAAGTTCGGGGCATCGCTCTCGAAGGCGCAACGTCACCCCTGGTTCAGTGA
- a CDS encoding membrane protein: MDDITLARALHVLAVIHWIGGLAFVALIVLPLAQARSTASEGLELFATIERRFAAQVRVSIPLVGATGLWMTYRLDFWDRFLDPAYWWMSAMLGLWLFFMLMIFVLEPLLHGHFERKARSDPASALRRMSQLHASLLSLAAITALGAVAGAHGFNFF; this comes from the coding sequence ATGGACGACATCACTCTGGCCCGCGCACTTCACGTCCTCGCCGTCATTCATTGGATCGGCGGCTTGGCGTTTGTAGCTTTGATCGTGCTGCCCCTTGCGCAGGCGCGTTCCACGGCGAGCGAGGGACTGGAGCTGTTTGCGACCATCGAGCGGCGCTTCGCGGCACAGGTCCGGGTTTCCATTCCACTCGTCGGCGCCACGGGCCTCTGGATGACTTACCGCCTAGATTTCTGGGATCGCTTCCTCGATCCAGCCTATTGGTGGATGTCAGCGATGCTCGGCCTGTGGCTCTTCTTCATGCTCATGATCTTTGTGCTTGAGCCTTTGCTACATGGCCATTTCGAGAGAAAGGCCCGAAGCGATCCGGCCTCCGCCCTTCGCCGCATGAGTCAACTGCACGCTTCGCTGCTTTCGCTGGCCGCGATCACGGCGCTCGGCGCCGTCGCTGGCGCCCATGGATTCAATTTCTTTTGA
- a CDS encoding NnrS family protein has translation MKRPAKTQRSRKGLSLWSRGFRPFFLAAAVWAVAAIAIWPPFFTGEIQVPTAFSARDWHVHEMIYGYGSAVVAGFLLTAIPNWTGRLPVAGWPLIFLCALWLIGRVAVLLSASIGPVAASLADSAFLLVFAATVTREVIAGKNNRNVKVVALVLMLAIANAGFHFEAATTGTATISARAGLAIIVFLILLIGGRVVPSFTHNWLAKRGIAERPVPFGESDSIVMVLSAVALLLWIADPDRYWTGGLLFAAGTANLWRLFRWRGWAIRSDPLVLVLHAGFFFAALGFLFEGVHAFRAEIIPSAVGVHVWAVGAIGTMTLAMMTRATLGHTGRELIASNVTQLIYLAVVAAMLARVTMEFLPALMLLLMYAAAIAWISAFAGFIIVYGPMLAGPVGKRG, from the coding sequence ATGAAACGACCCGCCAAGACGCAAAGGTCAAGGAAAGGACTGAGCTTGTGGAGCCGCGGCTTTCGCCCGTTCTTCCTTGCTGCCGCCGTTTGGGCTGTAGCCGCAATCGCGATTTGGCCACCTTTCTTCACCGGGGAAATCCAGGTTCCGACGGCCTTCTCGGCAAGAGACTGGCATGTGCATGAGATGATCTATGGCTATGGTTCCGCTGTGGTAGCGGGCTTCTTGCTGACGGCAATTCCCAACTGGACTGGCCGGCTGCCAGTGGCTGGCTGGCCGCTGATCTTTCTCTGCGCGTTGTGGCTCATCGGTCGCGTCGCCGTTTTGCTATCCGCCTCGATCGGGCCGGTGGCGGCGTCGCTGGCTGATAGTGCATTTCTCCTAGTGTTCGCCGCTACCGTGACGCGCGAAGTGATCGCGGGGAAGAATAACCGCAACGTCAAGGTCGTCGCCCTCGTCCTCATGCTTGCGATCGCCAACGCCGGCTTCCATTTCGAAGCAGCAACGACAGGTACGGCCACAATCTCTGCCCGCGCCGGCCTTGCGATTATCGTGTTTCTTATTCTGCTGATCGGCGGCCGCGTCGTACCGAGCTTTACTCACAACTGGCTCGCCAAGAGAGGTATTGCAGAGCGACCTGTGCCCTTTGGCGAGTCGGACAGTATTGTTATGGTGCTATCCGCCGTTGCCCTCCTGCTGTGGATTGCCGACCCCGATCGATACTGGACAGGCGGATTGCTCTTCGCTGCGGGCACAGCGAATCTTTGGCGGCTCTTTCGCTGGCGCGGCTGGGCCATACGATCAGATCCGTTGGTGCTCGTGCTCCATGCCGGATTTTTCTTTGCCGCGCTTGGGTTCCTGTTCGAGGGAGTGCACGCTTTTCGAGCTGAGATCATTCCCTCGGCGGTCGGCGTCCATGTTTGGGCGGTCGGCGCCATCGGCACTATGACGCTCGCCATGATGACTCGCGCCACGCTGGGTCATACCGGTCGGGAACTCATCGCATCAAACGTTACGCAACTCATCTATCTCGCTGTCGTCGCCGCGATGCTTGCGCGGGTTACGATGGAATTTTTGCCCGCTCTGATGCTGCTCCTAATGTACGCCGCCGCGATCGCGTGGATCTCCGCATTTGCCGGCTTTATCATTGTATACGGACCGATGCTGGCAGGACCTGTCGGCAAAAGGGGCTAG
- a CDS encoding porin, whose product MNRGSHLFLVLSALATLAATGTTPIQAADLGGDCCADLEERVGELEATTARKGNRKVSLTISGYVAQEVTWWDDGGESNVYLHGLGPTQATHVKFTGEAKIAPGWTAGYTLRIQNLDDNPFGRNAATGQAMNQFSPDFSQGLNVQMSYWFLQSKELGKVSVGRQADAAKSAAMFTDQSGTQIIDNYTFLAGFPQFVIRSGGNLAPPSLTWGQLGFCYSQGVPLGGDCDGLVMNSVRYDTPVFLGCSASASWGEDDDWEIAARYTGVWSGFKVLLGVGYSENTDAGVSVALPAGSKKDTNFFQTGGYIQHLATGLFIHGAFGREDNSNTVLAGGITPPNSHQWYFKGGIRQNWTSLGATIVYADYAQYNDQLGPGALALGATSSTLRRFGGGIAQEIDAVAMTVYLKYQRYDADVAGLSPSVGNLDSAEFISAGGLINF is encoded by the coding sequence ATGAATCGAGGCAGCCACCTCTTCCTGGTCCTCAGCGCTCTCGCGACGTTAGCCGCTACCGGGACGACGCCCATCCAAGCAGCCGATCTCGGTGGCGACTGCTGCGCAGATCTGGAAGAGCGAGTTGGAGAACTCGAAGCGACGACGGCGCGCAAAGGAAATCGCAAAGTTTCGCTGACGATCTCGGGCTACGTGGCGCAAGAGGTTACGTGGTGGGACGACGGAGGGGAAAGCAACGTCTATCTGCATGGGTTAGGGCCGACACAGGCGACGCATGTCAAATTCACCGGCGAAGCGAAGATCGCTCCAGGTTGGACCGCCGGCTACACGCTCCGCATCCAGAATCTCGATGACAATCCCTTTGGCCGGAACGCAGCGACCGGTCAGGCGATGAACCAGTTTTCGCCTGACTTCAGCCAAGGCCTCAACGTCCAGATGTCGTACTGGTTCCTGCAGAGCAAAGAGTTGGGCAAGGTTAGCGTTGGTAGGCAGGCAGACGCTGCGAAGAGTGCTGCGATGTTTACCGATCAATCCGGTACGCAGATTATCGACAATTACACGTTCCTCGCAGGCTTTCCACAGTTCGTAATTCGCAGTGGCGGCAATCTCGCGCCTCCATCTCTGACGTGGGGTCAGCTGGGGTTCTGCTATTCACAAGGCGTACCGCTCGGCGGCGACTGCGATGGACTCGTTATGAACTCGGTGCGTTACGACACGCCGGTCTTTCTCGGTTGCTCAGCATCGGCGAGTTGGGGGGAGGATGATGATTGGGAGATCGCCGCTCGGTACACGGGCGTATGGAGTGGGTTCAAAGTTTTGTTAGGCGTCGGCTATTCTGAAAACACCGACGCGGGAGTCTCTGTTGCACTCCCGGCGGGGAGCAAGAAAGACACGAACTTCTTCCAAACAGGCGGTTATATCCAGCATCTAGCAACTGGTCTCTTCATTCACGGTGCGTTTGGTCGAGAAGACAACAGCAATACGGTGTTGGCTGGCGGCATTACCCCTCCCAACAGCCATCAGTGGTACTTCAAGGGCGGTATTCGACAGAACTGGACGTCGCTTGGGGCAACCATCGTCTACGCTGACTATGCGCAATACAACGACCAACTCGGCCCCGGAGCACTGGCGCTTGGCGCAACCTCAAGTACGCTACGCCGCTTTGGCGGCGGCATCGCGCAGGAAATCGATGCCGTAGCAATGACGGTCTACCTGAAGTATCAGCGGTATGATGCCGATGTCGCGGGCCTCTCACCGTCCGTCGGGAATCTGGACAGCGCCGAATTCATCAGCGCGGGTGGCTTGATCAATTTCTAA
- a CDS encoding DUF6494 family protein translates to MESERFNMSLRKFLKHVGVTSQQEIERVVRERTLEGKGILKVKVVLTADGTDLKHVVEGEIDLG, encoded by the coding sequence ATGGAAAGCGAGCGTTTCAATATGTCGTTGCGCAAATTTCTGAAGCACGTCGGCGTGACCTCGCAACAGGAGATAGAGCGTGTCGTTCGTGAGCGGACGTTAGAGGGTAAGGGAATCCTCAAGGTCAAAGTGGTGCTCACTGCCGACGGTACCGACCTTAAGCACGTCGTTGAAGGCGAAATCGACCTAGGGTGA